The Apium graveolens cultivar Ventura chromosome 6, ASM990537v1, whole genome shotgun sequence genome contains a region encoding:
- the LOC141664761 gene encoding protein FAR-RED IMPAIRED RESPONSE 1-like — translation MYSIRSSWIPSFFRDEPIFGLMRTTSRSESENFFFGQFHRQGDTLCEFWLRFQSAMERQRNETERLDHESKTCIPETLSTWFIEDDVATLFTCAIIYKVQEEIISSCLDMQIKRMSEEINGVTHLEIRDVKVKDKLFKVSVSKDHVICSCKKIVMCGIVCRHAFCGLKQIGVTKFPMSLALNCWMKIDNSGTMSNSVSVSNDYIKMQQASLKLTNIWYEFRQAVSKIGMVFEKLDFVHQTIKQLNTDLDA, via the exons ATGTATTCTATCAGATCTTCTTGGATTCCATCATTTTTTAGAGATGAGCCTATATTTGGTCTAATGAGGACAACATCAAGATCAGAGAGTGAAAATTTCTTTTTTGGGCAGTTTCATAGGCAAGGAGATACtctatgtgaattttggttgcgTTTCCAGAGTGCAATGGAACGGCAAAGGAATGAAACTGAAAGGCTGGATCATGAGTCAAAAACTTGTATTCCGGAGACATTATCAACATGGTTTATTGAAGATGATGTAGCAACTTTGTTCACTTGTGCAATAATTTATAAAGTTCAGGAAGAAATAATTTCTTCTTGTTTGGATATGCAAATAAAGCGGATGAGTGAGGAGATAAATGGGGTTACGCACTTGGAAATCAGGGATGTCAAAGTTAAAGATAAACTATTTAAG GTGTCTGTTAGTAAGGATCATGTTATTTGTTCATGTAAAAAAATTGTAATGTGTGGAATAGTTTGTAGACATGCTTTTTGTGGTTTGAAACAAATCGGAGTTACGAAGTTTCCTATGAGCCTTGCTCTAAATTGTTGGATGAAAATTGATAATTCAGGGACTATGTCTAATTCAGTTTCAGTATCAAATGATTACATAAAGATGCAACAAGCCTCTCTGAAATTGACAAATATCTGGTATGAGTTTCGTCAAGCTGTTAGCAAGATTGGGATGGTGTTTGAGAAGCTCGATTTTGTGCATCAAACTATAAAACAGTTGAATACTGATTTGGATGCTTAA
- the LOC141664760 gene encoding protein FAR1-RELATED SEQUENCE 4-like, producing the protein MLIKDMFLCLGSSCGDSSRINCGVISSGGSEVSESSVTDYIVSPGSMKYYLPSYVGNISVTFENQVFDSLNKGYCFYKEYVRLSGFGVRKTTKKKGVYRTITLKHFICSCEGFNDPYEEKKALKKRCTISQRCGYKAKMILKYMGDNKYFIKTFVELHNHPLASETSLQFLKANREMNISLRTICFDASKVNIGVSKSFYFAKEMTGGYGNVGANLRDFRNFSRDVKSFVGERDDKHDKCVTFAACLLSHENIEDYTWALDHFVKAMGRNSIVILTYQCPTMKVAIHNSFSDKNGLIASKHHLCMWHIMQKFPIKLGNRLCKETDFMEKMKTCIWSSILETDEFERG; encoded by the exons ATGTTAATCAAGGATATGTTTCTATGCTTAGGTTCGAGTTGTGGCGACTCGTCTCGGATTAATTGTGGTGTAATTAGTAGTGGAGGTTCAGAAGTTAGTGAAAGTTCAGTAACAGATTATATTGTTTCACCTGGTAGTATGAAGTATTATTTGCCTAGTTATGTAGGTAATATTAGTGTGACATTCGAGAATCAGGTCTTTGACAGTTTAAATAAAGGTTATTGTTTTTACAAAGAATATGTTCGGTTGAGTGGTTTTGGTGTTCGCAAGACAACAAAGAAGAAAGGTGTTTATCGGACTATTACACTTAAACATTTTATTTGTAGTTGTGAAGGATTCAACGATCCTTACGAGGAAAAGAAAGCTCTTAAGAAAAGATGCACAATTTCTCAAAGGTGTGGATACAAAGCCAAAATGATCTTGAAGTACATGGGTGAtaacaagtattttattaaaaCTTTTGTTGAATTGCACAACCATCCATTAGCTAGTGAAACTAGTCTGCAGTTTTTGAAGGCTAATAGGGAGATGAATATTAGTCTTAGAACTATTTGTTTTGATGCTTCGAAAGTGAATATTGGTGTCAGCAAAAGTTTTTATTTTGCGAAGGAAATGACTGGTGGTTATGGGAATGTAGGTGCCAACTTACgtgattttagaaattttagtAGGGATGTTAAATCATTTGTTGGTGAAAGAGATG ATAAACACGACAAGTGTGTTACTTTTGCTGCTTGCCTTTTGTCACATGAGAATATTGAGGATTATACTTGGGCTTTAGATCACTTTGTCAAAGCTATGGGAAGAAATTCAATTGTCATTCTTACTTACCAGTGTCCTACTATGAAGGTCGCTATACATAATTCATTTTCTGACAAAAATGGTTTAATTGCTAGTAAGCATCATCTATGCATGTGGCACATTATGCAAAAATTCCCTATCAAG CTTGGTAATCGTTTATGTAAAGAGACGGATTTTATGGAGAAAATGAAGACTTGCATATGGTCTTCAATTTTAGAGACTGATGAGTTTGAGAGAGGCTAG